In Bacillota bacterium, the following are encoded in one genomic region:
- a CDS encoding ribosomal L7Ae/L30e/S12e/Gadd45 family protein, translated as MEELLVNARHKVVGTKQTIKALEKDEVSHVFLARDAEDKVIQPVIDLCKEKKLEPQYINTMLELGKLCGIKVKAAAAAITEC; from the coding sequence TTGGAAGAATTATTAGTCAACGCCCGGCATAAAGTCGTTGGCACCAAGCAGACGATTAAAGCCCTGGAAAAAGACGAAGTAAGCCACGTTTTTCTAGCCAGAGATGCCGAGGATAAAGTAATCCAGCCTGTTATTGATCTCTGTAAAGAGAAGAAATTAGAGCCGCAGTATATTAACACAATGCTTGAATTGGGCAAACTCTGCGGCATAAAAGTTAAGGCAGCAGCAGCTGCAATCACAGAATGTTAA
- the rplD gene encoding 50S ribosomal protein L4: protein MPKISLYNKDGEQVDEIELQASIFEVPLKMGAIHQTAVSQAARRRLGTASSKDRSEVRGGGSKPWPQKGTGRARHGSTRSPLWAGGGVTFGPQPRDFSTKVPKKMRQAALKSALSEKLAEGKLLVVDNFAIDTPQTKKMVSLLEHLKVCGGALIVNVNPDVNIIKSARNLPKVKTILARQLNVLDLLTYNYLVMSKEALQQVEEVFGG from the coding sequence ATGCCTAAAATATCACTTTACAATAAAGATGGCGAGCAGGTCGATGAAATAGAACTTCAGGCAAGCATTTTTGAGGTCCCTCTCAAAATGGGAGCGATTCATCAAACGGCTGTTTCGCAGGCGGCAAGGCGCAGGCTTGGTACCGCTTCGAGCAAAGATCGCAGTGAAGTAAGGGGCGGCGGAAGCAAACCGTGGCCGCAAAAAGGGACGGGTCGGGCCCGTCATGGGAGTACCCGCTCACCGTTATGGGCAGGCGGAGGCGTGACATTTGGTCCTCAGCCGCGCGATTTTAGTACAAAGGTGCCGAAAAAAATGCGTCAGGCTGCATTGAAATCAGCTCTCAGCGAAAAGCTGGCCGAAGGCAAGCTTCTTGTTGTAGATAATTTTGCCATCGACACTCCGCAAACCAAGAAAATGGTTTCCTTGCTTGAGCACCTGAAGGTATGCGGTGGAGCCCTGATTGTAAATGTCAATCCTGATGTAAATATTATAAAGTCAGCCCGCAACCTGCCCAAGGTCAAGACAATTTTAGCCCGTCAACTGAACGTGCTTGATCTGCTTACTTATAATTACCTGGTTATGAGCAAGGAAGCGCTGCAGCAGGTTGAGGAGGTGTTTGGCGGATGA
- the rpsL gene encoding 30S ribosomal protein S12 has translation MPTINQLVRKGRKQMTKKSSAPALDSSPQKRGVCTRVSTTTPKKPNSALRKIARVRLTNGIEVTAYIPGIGHNLQEHSVVLVRGGRVKDLPGVRYHLVRGALDAAGVENRAQGRSKYGTKRPKTQ, from the coding sequence ATGCCGACAATTAATCAATTAGTTCGTAAGGGTCGCAAGCAGATGACCAAGAAATCTTCTGCTCCGGCATTGGATAGTTCTCCGCAGAAAAGGGGTGTCTGCACCCGCGTTTCAACAACAACCCCGAAAAAGCCGAACTCGGCCTTACGTAAAATTGCCAGAGTCCGCCTGACAAATGGAATCGAAGTTACAGCTTATATTCCCGGTATTGGGCATAACCTGCAGGAACACTCAGTTGTTTTGGTCAGGGGAGGCCGTGTTAAGGACTTACCGGGTGTACGTTATCACTTGGTAAGAGGCGCTCTCGATGCAGCCGGTGTGGAAAACAGGGCTCAGGGGCGTTCGAAGTACGGCACTAAAAGGCCGAAAACGCAGTAA
- the fusA gene encoding elongation factor G, whose amino-acid sequence MSKEAQLSEIRNIGIAAHIDAGKTTTTERILFYTGRLHKLGEVHEGTATMDWMAQEQERGITITSAATSCRWRDHLINIIDTPGHVDFTVEVERSMRVLDGVVAIFCAKGGVEPQSETVWRQADRYHVPRLAYINKMDAVGADFYNVLRQLQERLHAHALPIQLPIEEEGNFSGVVDLITMRAIIYEDDLGTRSTESDIPDGMKEKVADYREKILETVADYDDELMEKYFSGEEITPAECYRALRKATIHHGLVPVLCGSSYRNKGVQLLLDAVINYLPSPVDVGAVKGFNPVSGAEDFRLPSNDAPFAALVFKIMVDPFVGKLAFARVYSGKLDKGSVVYNATRQKRQRIGRLIRMHANFREEINSIKTGDIVAIIGPKEISTGDTLCALDKQIILENIQFPEPVISVAIEPKTKADQDKMTVSMQHLAEEDPTFQIHSDKETGQTIISGMGELHLEIIVDRLLREFKVQANVGKPQVAYKETIQGETKAEGKFVRQSGGRGQYGHVLIEVSPLEPGGGFVFENKIVGGAIPKEFIGSVEDGLKEAALNGVLAGYPVVDIKVVLYDGSYHEVDSSELAFRIAGSKALKKALAKATPVLLEPVMKVEVSAPEEYLGDIIGDFTGRRGRILGTELKSGQQVVRGVVPLSEIFGYATELRSHTQGRGVYNMEFYRYEEVPQSIAQKIITQSVAY is encoded by the coding sequence ATGAGCAAGGAAGCACAATTAAGCGAGATCAGGAATATCGGTATTGCTGCCCACATCGATGCGGGTAAAACAACAACGACCGAAAGAATATTATTCTATACTGGTCGTCTTCATAAGCTTGGAGAAGTTCACGAAGGAACCGCTACCATGGACTGGATGGCCCAGGAACAGGAACGTGGTATTACAATTACCTCTGCAGCTACATCCTGCCGTTGGCGCGATCACTTAATTAACATTATCGACACGCCCGGGCACGTGGACTTTACAGTCGAAGTTGAAAGATCGATGCGGGTTCTTGATGGAGTGGTGGCTATCTTCTGTGCCAAAGGTGGCGTTGAGCCGCAGTCGGAAACAGTTTGGCGCCAGGCCGATCGTTACCATGTTCCCCGTCTGGCATATATCAACAAGATGGATGCAGTAGGTGCAGATTTCTATAATGTTTTGCGTCAGCTGCAGGAACGGCTTCATGCACATGCCCTTCCAATTCAGTTACCAATAGAGGAAGAAGGCAATTTTTCAGGGGTAGTTGACCTGATAACCATGCGTGCCATTATTTATGAAGATGATCTCGGAACGAGAAGCACCGAATCGGACATTCCGGATGGAATGAAGGAAAAAGTTGCTGATTACCGGGAGAAGATCCTGGAAACCGTTGCCGATTATGATGATGAATTGATGGAAAAATATTTCAGCGGAGAAGAGATCACCCCTGCCGAATGTTACCGTGCCCTGCGCAAGGCGACCATTCATCACGGGTTAGTCCCTGTTCTCTGTGGTTCTTCATACCGAAACAAAGGAGTGCAGCTGCTTTTAGATGCCGTGATCAATTACCTGCCTTCACCGGTTGATGTCGGTGCAGTTAAAGGCTTTAATCCGGTAAGCGGCGCGGAAGATTTTCGCCTTCCTTCTAATGATGCTCCCTTTGCGGCGCTGGTATTTAAAATAATGGTCGATCCTTTTGTTGGAAAGCTTGCTTTTGCCCGGGTTTATTCGGGTAAACTTGATAAGGGTTCGGTCGTCTATAATGCTACCCGTCAGAAACGCCAGCGAATTGGAAGGTTAATCCGGATGCATGCTAATTTCCGGGAAGAGATTAATAGCATCAAGACTGGAGATATTGTGGCTATTATTGGTCCGAAGGAGATCAGCACCGGTGACACGCTTTGTGCCCTGGATAAGCAGATCATTCTGGAAAATATTCAATTTCCGGAACCGGTTATTTCGGTGGCCATTGAACCGAAAACCAAAGCGGACCAGGATAAGATGACCGTATCAATGCAGCATCTGGCCGAAGAAGATCCTACATTCCAGATCCATTCGGACAAAGAAACAGGTCAGACGATTATCTCCGGTATGGGTGAACTTCACCTGGAAATTATTGTTGACCGCCTGTTAAGGGAATTCAAGGTTCAGGCAAATGTTGGTAAACCTCAGGTTGCCTATAAAGAAACTATTCAGGGCGAGACAAAAGCAGAAGGTAAGTTTGTACGTCAATCCGGAGGTCGTGGTCAGTATGGACATGTTCTCATCGAGGTTTCACCCCTTGAACCAGGCGGCGGATTTGTTTTTGAGAACAAAATTGTCGGTGGAGCCATACCGAAAGAATTCATCGGATCTGTTGAGGACGGTCTGAAAGAAGCTGCTTTGAACGGAGTGCTGGCCGGTTACCCGGTTGTTGACATCAAGGTCGTGCTCTATGACGGTTCTTACCATGAAGTTGATTCTTCAGAACTTGCATTCCGTATAGCTGGCTCAAAAGCTCTTAAAAAAGCGCTGGCAAAGGCAACACCTGTACTGTTGGAACCGGTTATGAAAGTAGAAGTTTCAGCGCCTGAAGAATATTTGGGAGACATTATCGGTGACTTTACAGGAAGGCGCGGCAGGATTTTAGGAACGGAACTTAAGAGCGGTCAGCAGGTAGTTCGGGGAGTGGTTCCCTTATCAGAAATTTTCGGTTATGCCACCGAGTTACGATCACATACCCAGGGTCGTGGGGTATATAATATGGAGTTTTACCGGTACGAAGAAGTACCGCAGAGCATAGCTCAAAAAATTATTACTCAGAGTGTTGCTTATTAA
- the rplW gene encoding 50S ribosomal protein L23: MKDVRDIIIRPLVSEKSSDLMEENKYTFVVSGKANKIEIKRALEEIFDVKVQAVNTANFKGKMKRLGRYPAGKQPSWKKAVITLAEGSKPIELFESR, encoded by the coding sequence ATGAAAGATGTAAGAGATATTATAATCCGTCCTCTGGTTAGTGAAAAATCTTCCGACCTGATGGAAGAAAACAAGTATACCTTTGTCGTTTCGGGCAAAGCGAACAAAATTGAGATCAAACGTGCTCTTGAAGAGATATTTGATGTCAAGGTACAGGCAGTGAATACTGCTAATTTTAAGGGCAAGATGAAACGTCTGGGTCGTTACCCTGCAGGTAAGCAGCCCAGTTGGAAAAAAGCAGTAATCACTCTGGCCGAAGGCAGCAAACCGATTGAGCTGTTTGAAAGCCGCTAG
- the rpoC gene encoding DNA-directed RNA polymerase subunit beta', with product MLDVNNFDALKIGLASSEQIRAWSRGEVKKPETINYRTLKPEREGLFCEKIFGPQKDWECHCGKYKRVRYRGIVCDRCGVEVTRAKVRRERMGHIELAAPVSHIWYFKGIPSRMGLLLDMSPRALEKVLYFAAYVVIDPGDTYLSKKQLLTEMEYREYYEKYQALFKSGKGFKAEMGAEAIKKLLADLDLEEIALELREELVSSSGQKKIRAIRRLEVVEAFRQSGNDPSWMVLDAIPVIPPDLRPMVQLDGGRFATSDLNDLYRRVINRNNRLKRLLDLGAPDIIVRNEKRMLQEAVDALIDNGRRGRPVTGPGNRPLKSLSDMLKGKQGRFRQNLLGKRVDYSGRSVIVVGPELKLYQCGLPKEMALELFKPFVMKRLVSDGLAHNIKSAKRMVEKVRPEVWDVLEEVIKDHPVLLNRAPTLHRLGIQAFEPVLVEGRAIQIHPLVCAAYNADFDGDQMAVHVPLSTEAQAEARLLMLSAHNILNPKDGRPVTTPTQDMVLGCYYLTLEKMGVMGEGKVFPDPDEAVTAYDLGYLDLHARIFVRVSGFKGRDFIRRKKYLLTTVGKLIFNDVFPKDFPYMNNADFTNSLPEESFIPIKNFEPAKVLENQQLNNAIKKDFLAELIARCYRIYGNTKTAEILDQVKKLGFRFATRAGVTVAVSDIEIPVEKAEILKAAEEKVEATEKQYDRGLITENERYDRVIEIWSGAKDEVTTALMNGLDKLNPIYMMAHSGARGNESQITQLAGMRGLMADPAGRIIDIPIKANFREGLTVLEYFISTHGARKGLADTALKTADSGYLTRRLVDVVQDVIVREDDCGTGQSIGLSEFLESDEALEDAVNRLIGRYTMEPVYHPESGEVLIDADTLITEEIAQQIVDLGITEVRFRSVLTCKTRHGVCVKCYGRDLASGKIVNVGEAVGIIAAQSIGEPGTQLTMRTFHTGGVAGDDITQGLPRVEELFEARKPKGQSLIAEIAGEVEVVETRYKREIKVTAEHGDQRVYVIPYGARIKVETGKKVNAGDELTEGSINPHELLKVKGVRGVQLYLLKEVQWVYKMQGVDINDKHIEIIVRQMLKKVKVDDPGDTDLLPGGMLDSYVFEEINAAVVEEGGSPAIARPLLLGITKTSLATESFLSAASFQETTRVLTEASIKGRQDQLLGLKENVIIGKLIPAGTGMTRYRNIEVRPVGLEPEMEDEVEQEVDLGLDLEETAVVATAEQKPDQADEESEPVEE from the coding sequence TTGTTAGATGTAAATAATTTTGATGCCTTAAAAATTGGGTTGGCATCATCTGAACAGATCAGAGCTTGGTCGAGAGGTGAAGTTAAAAAACCGGAAACGATCAATTACCGGACTTTGAAGCCGGAACGTGAAGGGCTCTTTTGTGAAAAAATATTTGGTCCACAGAAAGATTGGGAATGTCACTGTGGGAAATATAAGCGTGTTCGCTACCGCGGTATCGTTTGTGATCGCTGTGGTGTGGAGGTAACCAGGGCAAAGGTTCGACGCGAACGGATGGGTCATATTGAACTGGCTGCACCGGTCTCGCATATCTGGTACTTTAAGGGAATTCCCAGCCGTATGGGCTTGCTGCTTGACATGTCCCCCCGGGCTCTGGAAAAAGTACTTTACTTCGCTGCATATGTTGTAATTGATCCGGGTGATACTTACCTGAGTAAAAAACAGCTCCTAACTGAGATGGAATACCGTGAGTATTACGAGAAATACCAGGCGTTATTCAAATCCGGTAAAGGCTTTAAAGCTGAAATGGGAGCAGAGGCAATTAAAAAGCTGCTGGCCGATCTCGATCTGGAGGAAATTGCTCTGGAACTGAGGGAAGAGCTTGTGAGTTCAAGCGGCCAGAAAAAGATCCGGGCGATCAGGCGTCTTGAAGTTGTTGAGGCCTTTCGCCAGTCGGGCAATGACCCATCCTGGATGGTTCTTGATGCTATTCCCGTTATCCCCCCGGATTTGCGTCCAATGGTTCAACTGGACGGTGGGCGCTTTGCCACGTCTGATCTAAATGATCTCTACAGGCGGGTAATTAATCGTAATAACCGTCTTAAGCGACTGCTCGATCTGGGCGCTCCTGATATTATTGTCCGTAACGAGAAACGTATGCTCCAGGAAGCGGTGGATGCCTTGATTGACAATGGACGGCGCGGCCGCCCCGTAACAGGACCAGGTAATCGTCCGCTTAAATCATTGAGCGACATGTTGAAAGGGAAGCAGGGACGTTTCCGCCAGAACCTGCTGGGCAAGCGTGTTGACTATTCAGGGCGTTCAGTTATTGTTGTCGGTCCTGAACTGAAGCTTTACCAATGCGGGCTGCCTAAAGAGATGGCCCTGGAGCTCTTCAAACCTTTTGTTATGAAACGTCTGGTCAGCGACGGTCTGGCACACAATATCAAGAGTGCCAAGCGGATGGTTGAAAAGGTACGACCCGAGGTTTGGGATGTTCTTGAAGAAGTTATCAAGGATCATCCAGTGCTGCTAAACAGGGCTCCTACCCTTCACCGCCTGGGTATTCAGGCATTCGAACCTGTCCTGGTGGAAGGCCGGGCTATTCAGATTCATCCGTTGGTTTGTGCGGCTTACAATGCCGACTTTGACGGCGACCAGATGGCGGTTCACGTGCCACTTTCTACCGAGGCTCAGGCTGAAGCAAGACTTTTGATGCTGTCAGCACATAATATTCTTAACCCCAAAGACGGTCGCCCGGTGACCACACCTACCCAGGATATGGTTCTCGGTTGTTACTACCTGACTCTCGAAAAAATGGGAGTAATGGGTGAAGGAAAGGTTTTCCCTGATCCCGATGAAGCTGTAACTGCTTACGATCTTGGCTACCTTGACCTGCATGCCCGTATTTTTGTCCGGGTTTCAGGATTTAAAGGACGCGATTTTATTCGACGTAAAAAGTACCTGCTGACAACTGTCGGCAAGCTGATCTTTAATGATGTATTCCCGAAAGATTTTCCGTACATGAACAATGCCGATTTTACCAATTCTTTACCTGAAGAGTCTTTTATTCCAATCAAGAATTTTGAACCGGCAAAAGTTCTGGAAAATCAGCAGCTAAACAATGCAATCAAAAAGGATTTTCTGGCCGAACTGATTGCCCGATGCTACAGGATATACGGTAATACAAAAACGGCAGAGATTCTCGACCAGGTTAAAAAACTCGGCTTCCGCTTTGCTACCAGGGCAGGAGTAACTGTCGCAGTTAGCGATATAGAGATCCCTGTGGAAAAAGCAGAAATTCTCAAAGCGGCGGAGGAAAAAGTTGAGGCAACCGAAAAGCAGTATGACCGCGGTCTTATCACCGAAAACGAGCGATACGACAGGGTAATTGAGATTTGGAGCGGGGCCAAGGATGAAGTTACCACTGCCCTGATGAACGGGTTGGACAAACTTAACCCTATCTATATGATGGCTCATTCAGGAGCCCGCGGTAATGAATCACAGATAACCCAGCTTGCCGGTATGCGCGGTCTTATGGCTGACCCAGCCGGACGGATTATCGATATTCCGATTAAAGCTAATTTCCGCGAGGGTTTAACCGTTCTTGAATACTTTATTTCAACTCACGGGGCACGTAAAGGTTTAGCTGATACTGCGCTGAAGACAGCTGACTCGGGTTATTTAACCCGCCGACTCGTTGACGTTGTTCAGGACGTTATTGTCCGTGAAGACGACTGCGGAACCGGCCAGTCAATCGGCTTGAGTGAATTTCTTGAAAGTGATGAAGCTCTGGAAGATGCAGTTAACCGCTTGATCGGACGATACACTATGGAACCGGTATATCATCCTGAATCGGGTGAAGTTTTGATTGACGCCGATACACTGATCACTGAAGAGATAGCCCAGCAAATAGTTGACCTCGGGATTACGGAAGTAAGGTTCCGCTCCGTTCTTACCTGCAAAACCCGTCACGGCGTTTGTGTTAAATGTTACGGACGGGACCTGGCCAGCGGAAAAATAGTCAATGTTGGCGAAGCGGTCGGTATCATTGCTGCGCAATCAATCGGTGAGCCGGGTACGCAGCTAACAATGAGAACTTTCCATACCGGTGGCGTGGCCGGGGACGATATCACCCAGGGTCTGCCCAGGGTTGAAGAACTATTTGAAGCCCGTAAACCAAAAGGGCAATCCCTGATCGCCGAGATAGCAGGTGAGGTTGAAGTTGTTGAAACCCGCTACAAGCGGGAAATAAAAGTTACAGCCGAACATGGTGATCAAAGAGTCTATGTTATTCCCTACGGGGCAAGAATCAAGGTGGAAACGGGTAAAAAAGTCAATGCCGGAGATGAACTGACAGAAGGTTCAATTAACCCTCATGAGTTGCTCAAAGTCAAAGGTGTCCGCGGTGTACAGCTATACCTTCTCAAAGAAGTCCAATGGGTATACAAGATGCAGGGTGTGGATATCAACGATAAACATATTGAGATTATTGTCCGGCAGATGCTTAAAAAAGTTAAAGTTGATGATCCGGGAGATACAGATCTACTGCCTGGTGGCATGCTAGACAGCTATGTTTTCGAAGAGATCAATGCGGCTGTGGTCGAAGAGGGAGGCAGCCCGGCTATAGCCAGGCCGCTTCTGCTTGGTATAACCAAAACTTCGCTTGCTACTGAATCATTCCTTTCAGCAGCTTCATTCCAGGAGACGACAAGGGTTCTCACTGAAGCTTCAATCAAAGGAAGACAGGACCAGCTTCTTGGACTGAAAGAGAATGTAATTATAGGCAAGCTTATTCCTGCCGGGACAGGAATGACCCGCTACCGCAATATTGAGGTCAGGCCTGTTGGGCTTGAGCCTGAAATGGAAGATGAAGTAGAACAGGAAGTAGACCTTGGTCTTGACCTGGAAGAAACAGCAGTCGTAGCCACTGCTGAACAGAAACCCGACCAGGCTGATGAAGAATCGGAGCCGGTTGAGGAGTAA
- the tuf gene encoding elongation factor Tu has protein sequence MAKKKFERTKPHVNVGTIGHVDHGKTTLTAAMTYCLSSAGFAQKTSFDEIDKAPEEKERGITIATAHVEYESENRHYAHVDCPGHADYVKNMITGAAQMDGAILVVSAADGPMPQTREHILLSRQVGVPYIVVFMNKADMVDDPELLELVEMEVRDLLSEYEFPGDDTPVIVGSALKAGECGCGGRECECCKPIWELIDALDTYIPMPEREKDKPFSMPIEDVFSITGRGTVVTGRVERGQIKVGDEVEIVGFNERSRKTVATGVEMFRKLMDYAEAGDNIGVLLRGIDRESVQRGQVLAKPGTINPHTKFKAEVYVLKKEEGGRHTPFFQGYRPQFYFRTTDVTGTITLPEGMEMVMPGDNVNMDIELITPIAIEEGVRFAIREGGRTVGAGVVTGITA, from the coding sequence TTGGCAAAGAAGAAGTTTGAGCGGACGAAACCGCATGTTAACGTAGGGACGATTGGTCACGTGGACCACGGCAAGACGACTTTGACGGCGGCGATGACCTACTGTTTATCGAGTGCCGGATTTGCGCAGAAGACGTCATTTGACGAGATTGACAAGGCTCCGGAAGAGAAAGAAAGAGGGATTACCATAGCGACAGCGCACGTGGAGTATGAGAGTGAGAATCGCCACTATGCGCACGTGGACTGTCCCGGACACGCGGACTATGTGAAGAACATGATTACCGGAGCGGCGCAGATGGACGGAGCGATACTGGTAGTATCGGCAGCAGACGGGCCGATGCCGCAGACCCGGGAACACATTTTACTGTCCCGCCAGGTAGGCGTGCCCTATATTGTAGTATTTATGAACAAAGCAGACATGGTAGACGATCCTGAGCTATTAGAATTAGTGGAGATGGAAGTAAGAGATTTGCTAAGTGAGTATGAATTTCCCGGAGACGACACTCCGGTGATCGTGGGTTCAGCCCTCAAAGCCGGTGAATGCGGCTGTGGCGGACGCGAATGTGAATGCTGCAAGCCGATCTGGGAACTGATTGACGCACTGGACACCTACATACCGATGCCTGAGCGAGAGAAGGACAAGCCTTTTTCGATGCCGATCGAAGACGTATTTTCGATTACCGGTCGTGGCACAGTGGTTACCGGCCGTGTTGAGCGCGGACAGATTAAAGTCGGCGACGAAGTAGAGATAGTAGGATTTAACGAGCGTTCCCGCAAGACTGTAGCCACCGGAGTAGAGATGTTCCGCAAGCTGATGGACTATGCCGAAGCGGGCGACAACATTGGAGTGCTTCTGCGCGGGATAGACCGTGAATCGGTTCAAAGGGGCCAGGTATTGGCCAAGCCGGGCACAATCAACCCGCACACGAAGTTTAAAGCGGAAGTATATGTATTGAAGAAAGAAGAAGGCGGTCGTCACACCCCGTTTTTCCAGGGTTACCGTCCGCAGTTCTACTTCAGGACCACCGACGTTACCGGAACGATTACCCTCCCCGAAGGGATGGAAATGGTTATGCCCGGTGACAATGTGAATATGGATATAGAACTGATCACCCCGATCGCTATAGAAGAAGGTGTCCGCTTTGCTATCCGTGAAGGCGGCCGCACCGTCGGCGCCGGCGTGGTTACCGGTATCACTGCCTAA
- the rpsG gene encoding 30S ribosomal protein S7 has product MPRKGSVPKRDILPDPVYNSKLVTRFINKLMFDGQRGSAQEIIYDAFNIIKDKTGKEPNEVFETAIRNVSPVLEVKPRRVGGATYQVPIEVSTNRKNILAIRWLISYARARGEKTMAQRLAGEFMDAANGAGNSIKKKEDTHKMAEANKAFAHYRW; this is encoded by the coding sequence ATGCCACGAAAAGGCTCAGTACCAAAGCGGGATATTTTACCGGATCCGGTCTATAACAGCAAACTGGTAACAAGGTTTATCAATAAATTGATGTTTGACGGACAAAGAGGATCTGCCCAGGAAATTATATACGATGCTTTTAACATAATTAAGGATAAAACCGGCAAGGAACCGAATGAAGTATTTGAAACAGCCATTCGCAATGTATCTCCGGTATTGGAAGTAAAACCCCGCAGGGTTGGTGGTGCTACCTACCAGGTACCTATTGAAGTTAGTACTAACCGGAAAAATATCCTTGCTATCCGCTGGTTAATCAGTTATGCTCGGGCTCGCGGAGAAAAAACTATGGCCCAGCGTCTGGCCGGAGAATTTATGGATGCAGCCAACGGAGCTGGTAACTCTATTAAGAAAAAAGAAGATACACATAAAATGGCTGAAGCAAATAAGGCTTTTGCCCATTACCGCTGGTAG
- the rplC gene encoding 50S ribosomal protein L3 — MTKAILARKVGMTQVYDENGRVVPVTVLEAGPCHVVQVKNMDKDGYNSIQLGFTNKKEQRVNRPLKGHFQQAKVKPLRYLREFRVDDSSGYTPGQEIKADSFSAGDYVDVSAIARGKGFAGSIKKLGFSRGPKTHGSHYHRGPGSLGAVAPARVFKGRLLPGRMGGWRRTVQRLFVVEADAEKNILLVKGSVPGPKGGLVEVKESVKS, encoded by the coding sequence ATGACAAAAGCAATTTTAGCACGTAAAGTCGGGATGACCCAGGTATATGATGAAAACGGTCGCGTTGTTCCGGTAACCGTTCTGGAAGCAGGTCCTTGCCATGTGGTTCAGGTTAAGAACATGGACAAAGATGGTTATAACAGCATCCAGCTTGGGTTTACGAATAAAAAAGAGCAGAGGGTTAACCGCCCGCTGAAAGGGCACTTTCAGCAGGCAAAGGTCAAGCCGTTGCGCTATTTACGCGAATTCAGGGTCGATGATTCGTCCGGGTATACCCCGGGACAGGAAATTAAAGCAGATTCTTTCTCGGCAGGAGACTATGTTGATGTCAGCGCAATCGCCAGGGGAAAGGGTTTTGCAGGATCAATTAAAAAGCTTGGCTTCAGCAGAGGGCCTAAAACACACGGATCGCATTACCACCGTGGGCCTGGATCGCTGGGAGCTGTTGCTCCGGCAAGGGTTTTTAAAGGACGTTTGCTTCCAGGTAGGATGGGCGGATGGCGGAGAACAGTCCAACGTCTGTTCGTTGTTGAAGCTGATGCAGAAAAAAACATTCTGCTGGTTAAAGGTTCTGTGCCCGGCCCCAAAGGCGGCCTGGTAGAAGTTAAAGAATCAGTAAAAAGCTAG
- the rpsJ gene encoding 30S ribosomal protein S10, translated as MANQKIRIRLRAFDHQLLDQSAGKIVETARRTGADVSGPVPLPTERSLYTVIRAPHKYKDSREQFEMRTHKRLIDILEPTPKTIDALMRLDLPAGVDIEIKL; from the coding sequence ATGGCTAACCAAAAAATCAGGATCAGATTAAGAGCTTTTGATCACCAATTGCTTGATCAGTCTGCCGGTAAGATAGTTGAAACGGCGCGCCGTACCGGAGCTGATGTATCCGGACCGGTACCTTTACCGACAGAGAGAAGCCTTTACACGGTCATTCGGGCGCCGCATAAATACAAAGACTCCCGGGAGCAATTCGAAATGCGCACACATAAGCGCCTGATTGACATACTTGAACCAACACCAAAGACAATTGACGCTTTAATGCGGCTTGATTTGCCTGCCGGTGTTGACATTGAGATTAAGCTCTAG